DNA sequence from the Sulfurimonas sp. HSL3-7 genome:
TCGACATAGCCGTTAGAACCATTCAGCGACGGCGTGCAATTTAAACTGCACGCACATAATCAAAAAAGGAACTGTTATGAACGACAGGGAACTCTATCGACAAGAAAAGCAGGCTATCTTAGATGAGTATGTAGAACAACTGCAGGAGCTGAAAGAGATGGCGTCTGCATCCGGTGCGGACGCTAAGAACGAATTCGACAAACAAATCAAAACCGTAGAGTTGAAGATCGAAGAGGCTAAGGCGGCATTAGAAGCGGTTGCTAAAGCCAGCGATGAAGAAATCGAGGCTCACAAAAAAGCTATTGACGAAACTTTTAGGGCAATATATACTCATATGTCAATGAGCTAGTATTGTGCTTGCTTTATCCGCCAAACCAGATTGGATTTTAGTGTAATTTAACAAAGAGAAAGGGGCCGGGTTATTGATCTTAAATTTTATTATATTAGGCTGTAACACATGATGTCCCTTTCCAAATCCCTCTACACCCGCGGCATCCAGTGCCCCAAATCACTCTGGCTGAAAAAGTACAAGCCTGACATTTTAACCCCTCCCGATGCGGCGGCGCTGGCGCGGTTCGAGACGGGGAACATCGTCGGTGATCTTGCGTGCAATCTCTTCCCCGGCGGGCGGGAGGTTGCCTACGATGCTTCCGGTTTCAAGAAGATGGCCGGGACGACGAAGCGGTGGCTTGACGAGGGGCTGGAGTACATCTACGAGGCGACCTTCATCTATGAGGGGATCGTCATCATGGCCGACATTTTGTGCAATACCCCCGAAGGGGTGGAGATCTATGAGGTCAAAAGCTCCACCGATGTCAAAGAGATCTATCTGCATGACGTCTCCATACAGCGCTACGTCCTCGAACGTCTGGGGTACAGCGTCAAAAACTGCCATGTGGTGCACATCGACAGCTCCTACGTTCGGGGTGAGGAGCTTGACCTGAACGGCCTTTTCACGATCGTCGATGTCAGCGATGAGGTCGATGCCTTGATGGAGGGTGTGCCGGTGAAGCTGGCCGAGTTCGAAGCCTGTCTGGGCGACCGCGAGAACGAGCCCGGCATCGAGATCGGAAAGCAGTGCAAAAACCCCTACGACTGCGATGCGTTGCACTACTGCTGGAAGGTGCAGAGGGAGATCCCCGACTACTCCGTTTTCAACATCTTCAACCTCGGCAGCAGGAAGCAGGTCGAGCTGTACGGGCAGGGGATCGTGAGGATCGAAGATATCCCCGACGACTACCCGATGACGGCGGCGCAGAGACAAAAAGTGGCGAACTGGAAAAGCCGGGCGAGCCGGATCGACAAAGAGAAGATCAACGCCTTTTTGGAGACGTTGAGGTACCCTCTCTACCATCTCGACTTCGAGAGCTTTCAGCAGGCGGTCCCCGAGTGGAGAGGGGTCAGCCCCTATCAGCAGATACCGTTCCAGTATTCGCTGCATATAGAACGCGCAGACGGCACTTTGGAGCACAGAGAGTATTTGGCAGAAGAGGGGAGTGACCCGCGGCACGGGCTCGCAGAGAGGCTGATCGAAGACATCCCGGACAATGTGACGGTGCTGGCCTACAACATGAGCTTCGAGAAGGGGGTCATCGAAAAGCTGGCGGCCGACTATGAAGAACTGGCAGACCATCTGCGCCGCATCAACGAAAACATGCGCGACCTGATGCTCCCTTTCCAAAAGCAGTACTACGTCACGCCGCAGATGCAGGGGAGCTACTCCATCAAGTACGTCCTGCCCGCACTGGTGCCGGAGATGGCACGCGCCTATAAAGAGCTCGACGGCGTGCAGAACGGCAGCGAAGCGATGAACGCCTTTGCCAAGCTTTCAGGCATGGAGCCGGAAGAGAAAGAGAAGACCCGTCATGCTCTGCTGGCGTACTGTAAGCTTGACACACTGGCGATGGTAAAAGTGTTGGAGAAACTGAAAGCAAGTGTACTCAGATGAAATCGAAATCGAATTGTTGCGGAGACGATGGGTTTGAAGGTCTGTATTGGAGGATAATTTTTTTGTTTCAGGGGGAGCCGGTGCTCTCTTGCGAGGGCACCATATTTAAGGAGTAGTCAATTTAGAAAATGGCCTAGAAAACCATATCTAAATGCGGTGAGAATTCAGGGATGTAGATACCCGCGTCCTCGTAAGCCGCCATGTGGTGTGCAGATGCGCTTACCGCCATAGCTCCGGCGATCAGTAGTGCTGTAATCAACTTTTTCATGTTGTATCCTTTTTTTTTGAGATGCGGTATTGTGACAGAGTAGTGTTAGCGCAGTATAAGTATGGATGATTGTTCAGATGACGTGCAGACAGGTTGTTTTATTGTTATATAGGTCACAATACCGGAAATACAGAGAGACGAGGGCGGTGATGTTGCTGCTGTTGTTCACAAAGGTCCATAGCCATGATAAGCCGTTTAAAGATCGTACAGCTGCATATGCTGTTGTCAAGTTTTGTACTGCCTGCCGTACTGCTCTATATCGTCAGCGGGGCGCTCTATACTCTGGGCGTCAAAGGGCATGTCGCGAAGCAGACCTTTACCGTTGCGCTGGAAAAACCGTTTGCACCGGATCTTGCGCTGCTTTCGGGGGTTGCGGAAAAGGCACTTGTTGAGAGAGTGCTTCCTGTCCCCGAGGGCGATCCGTATCTTAAAAAGTCAAAAGGCGGCTATAAGTTCCGTTGGGACGATCTGCACTACGCCGTGACGCTGGTTGCCAACAAAGATAACCGTTCGGTAGAGCTGACCTACCGGGAACGGAGTGTTCTTACACAGGTCATGCGCATACACCGTGCCGAAGCCGGCATGACATTCAAGATCGTCTCTATACTGGCGGTAGCGGGGCTGTTCCTGGTTTTTGCGTCGGGGCTTTACATGGCCTACACGGTGCCGAAGTTCCGCAATCCGAGTCTCCTGGCCACCGGCCTGGGTCTGTTAATGCTTCTGGTCATCGTGCTTGCGTAGAAAGGAAGAATGTTTTTGACAAGAGGCCTGCGCACGAAAGTGCTGCAGGCAGAAGTGTTTTAGCCGTTAAGCTTCTTAAGCATATGGTCCATAACCATACTGTGTTCGTGCTGCGGGCTGAAGAGCACCAGTTCGGTGTCGTTGTCGGCGCGGACAGTGTGCCCCGGCGGCCAGTAGAACATGTCGCCTGTCTTGACGATCTCTTTGGAGTCGTCGGCGTAGGTCACCGTCAGTTGGCCTTCGAGTATGTGGCCCCAGTGCGGGCATTGGCAGAGGTCGCCTTCCAGCCCTTTCAACAGCGGTTCAATGTCCGCCCCTGCACCCAGGGAGAAGTACTCCCCGCTGATCTTCCCGTACCCCGTAGCGTCGCCGAAGTCGACCTGCTGCCTGGCTTTTGCACCCGGTATGTCGATCTTGACGGGGATATCGTTTTTGTTCATTCGCATTGTACACCTCTCGTATTAGGGCACCTCTGAAAACCCTAGCTGATGCCAGGGAAAAAAGAGGCGAAACGGAGTGTGATTTTTTCTCTTTCTTCTCTCTGAGACTAACTAGGGTTTTTAGAAGTGCCCTTGAGTAACTAAACACAAAAGAAAGTAACACTTTCCACGTAATCCTACCTACAAATTAGCATAGCAAGTGTTCTATAGCGATTAAGTATTTCGGTTAATTATAAAAGATAATTATTTTATGATTGGCAATGGTTTGTATCGGAAGGGGTGGTTTTAGATGATCTGCATGGAAGAAGGGGGTGTCAAAGGCGAAAGATGCTTTCGAATGAAAGCATCCTGCCTCCGGCAAATCGGATCTGGAAAAAGGCCTAGTAGAAGACCATGTCCAAATGCGGGGAATCTTCATCGATGTAGATACCCGCATCATCATATGCTGCCATGTGGTGCGCGAACGCGCTTGATGCCAGAGCCGCTGCCATCAGTAGTGTTGTAATAAACTTTTTCATGTTGTTTCCTTTTCTTTTTGGATGCGGTAGTATGACAGTTAAGTGTTAGCGCAGTGTAAGTATGCAGGAGAGAGAGTAGAGGGCCTTAAGGTGCTTCGATCGGTTCCCGGGAGACGAGAATACCCTCGTAGCCCGTTTTTGAAATCGCCTCGGAGAGGGCCGCATTGCTCAGGGCGTCGTCGTGCCACACCCTGGCCTCTTTGGTGTTGAGGCGCACTTCGGCCCTGTGGACGCCGTCGAGCGCTTTGAGGCTCTTCTTGACGGCGACGGTGCAGAGCGGGCAGTGCATCTTCGGCACCTCGTAGAGGCTCAGGGTCTCGCCCCAGAGCCACAGCGGCAGTCCGAGCAGCAGCAGGGGTCTCATGCGGCGAACTCGATGTAGGGGACGGCCAGCAGGGCGATGAGCGCGGCGGAGATGGCCGAGAGCAGCCAGATGGTGCGTCTGTTGTTCAGCACGCAGGCGCGGCGGCGGTAGAGGCGGACCCAGGCGAGCAGCAGCAGGGTGACGCTGAGGCCCTGGAACCAGACCTGGTAGGGCGCAAGCAGGTCGAGGAAGCCGAAAGAGGCCATCGAGACCCCGAAGAGCAGAAAGAGCAGGGCGCTGCCGCAGCACGACAGAGCCAGAAGAGCCGACGCAAGCGCCCCAAGTCCCAGAAATTCGACTCTCACGGAAGCTCCTTTACCGTGATAGTGTAGGTAAAGTTTTTCGGGCTGTAGTAGTCCAGCGGCTCATCGCCCCGTTCGGCATAGGGATAGGAGAAGATGCTCAGCGGGAACTGCACCGGTGCGGGGGTGAGTACGAAGTCGCGCGCGCTGTTGTAGGCGAACCAGTTCATCTCCCAGTTGCCGAACTGCCGCTCGGCCTCCGCCTTGACCCGTTCGCTGTCACGATCGAGCCCCTCGACGAGGATCAGCTTGGTCACGTCCGCCGGGTCGGCGGGAATCCATCCGGTCCCCTCGATGTAGAACTCCGCGCGGCAGTGCTGGGCGGTGGTGATGTCGGCGCTCTTGACGCCGTAGGCTTTGGAGTACTTCGACTTGGCAACACGGATGCCGAAGACCTCCCGCGCCGGGATGCCCGCGGCGCGCAGCAGGGCGACGAAGACGGCGCTCACGTCGGCGCATTTGCCCCCGAGGTAGCCCGATTCGAGGCTCTGGTAGGCGTCACCCAGCCCGCAGCCCCGCGTTTTGGGGTCGCGGAACATGTTCTGCACCGTCCAGTCGTAGATGCGGCGCGCCTTCTGCAGGTCGTCTGTTTCCCCGGTGGTGATCCTCTCGGCGTACGCTTTGACCACGCCGTCGATGCGGATATGCTCGCTTCCGGCACGGTAGGGGGCCAGCTCTTCGGTGCTCGCCTTCACACCGCTGCGGTTGAAGTCGGCCTTGCGGTCATGCACCTCGACGGTAAAGCGGACCGTCGCCGTGTTGTGCTTCTGTTGCGGCGCAAAGGCGAGGTGGAGCATCTGCGCGCCGTACGTGCTGTCGGCGTTGACCGCTTTGCGTTCGAAGTTTCCCTCGACGGCAAGGTCCGAGGCCTTCTGGTAACCGCTCTCGAGCGGCAGCGGCACCCAGAGCTTGAGTCCGGGCCCGTCGATCACGAACTGCTGGGTCACAAGGTAGCGGTGGCTTCCTTCGGCGCCGTAGAGAGCGCAGCCGCCGAGTAGAAGAGAGAAGAGGAGTGCGCAGACGCGTCGCATCATGATAAACCTTTGGAATATTGATTTAAAACCTTATTATAGCCAAGCGCAGTCGCCCTTATGCAGACTAGTACCGTATTGCCTTCTTGCTGTTTGCGCAAGACTCACTGTAACATCGGCGGGATGGCTGAAAAGTCGGCTGGAGACGCGACCCTACTGTCCCGCGACAACGCATTGGAAACCGAAATATTCCCTATCACCGCCATCGTCTGCATTCACGTCGATCTATCTGCTATAATGGGATCGAAAATATACACGAGCAGTAAATATCAATTAATATGAGCAGTATTTATGTGGAAACGGTTTGTCACCAACGGCTTCAGGTTCACCTCCAACGACGCGGAGTACCGTCGCGTCTATATCATCAATGTCTCCATACTTTTAATCAGCTTGACGCTTCTGTTTTTCAGCATCTACAATGCTATTGTTATTGACTATCAGGTACTTGCGGCCGTTGAACTGGCCGCTTTTATCCTGCTGATGGGACTGCTCTGCTATTTTCATAAAACGTCCAATATCAAAGTCACGGCCTACGGTGTTCTGCTGCTGGCCTTTCTTGTGCTCGCCGCTCTAATGGTGATCGTCGAAAACCGCGAATACGCCCTCTACTGGCTGATCGTTTTCTCTCCGATCGCTATCTTTTTGCTGGGGTATAAGATGGGGGTCGTGGTGAACATGCTTTTTCTGGCATATTTTCTGGCATTTATGCTGCAAGGCTACGGGGAGTGGAAACCCGCGGTATTTGACGTGACATCGATCATCAATGTGGTTTTTGCATTTCTCTTCCTTGTCTCGTTCATCGCCTATTTTGACCTGAGCCGCGAAGAGGCGGGCCGCGCCCTGCAGCGGCAGAGCCGAAAGCTTGAGGAGGAGCACGCCATGCTTGATCGGTATGCCATTGTCTGCACCTTTGATCTTGACGGCAATATAAGCTATGTGAGCAGGGCTTTTACCGAGCTCTCAGGCTACAGCAATAAGGAGCTGATCGGGCGGAAGCATCTCATCGACCACTGCGGTATGGACAAGGCGACCTTTAACGAGATGTGGTCGACCGTCGGCAATAAAGAGGTATGGAGCGGAGAGCTCCGAAACAGGAACAAAGAGGGCGGGATGTACTGGATGCACGCTACGGTCGAGCCGGTCTTCGATGATAGCGACGGCAAACCGATCGGTTACCGTCTGATCGGCGAGGATGTCACCGATAAAAAACGGGTGGAGGAACTGGCTATCTCGGACTATCTGACCAGGCTCTACAACCGCGTCAAGCTTGACGAGGAGCTCTCAAAAGAGATCTTGCGGTCGGTGCGCTACAAGACCCCTTTTTGCGTCATTCTTCTCGATATCGACCACTTTAAAAGTGTCAACGACAGCCACGGTCACCAGATGGGCGACACCGTGCTCAAAGAGATCGCACAGATACTGAAAGAAAATACCCGTAAGGTCGATACTGCGGGACGCTGGGGCGGCGAAGAATTTTTGGTCATAACCCCCTTTGCCGGCATCGACGAGGGTGTGCAGACCGCTGAAAAACTGCGCACCGAGATCGAGAGCCGGGAATTCGAGAGAATAGGTACCCAGACCGCCAGTTTCGGCATAGCCGAGTACCGTGAAGGCGATACGATGGAGAGCCTGACGGAACGTGTCGACAAGGCACTTTACCGTGCAAAGAGCAAGGGGCGCAACCGGGTTGAAAGCTAGCTCCTTTGCATTTGAACCTTCCGGTATTTAAACCGCTTTCCGTCTA
Encoded proteins:
- a CDS encoding DUF2779 domain-containing protein encodes the protein MSLSKSLYTRGIQCPKSLWLKKYKPDILTPPDAAALARFETGNIVGDLACNLFPGGREVAYDASGFKKMAGTTKRWLDEGLEYIYEATFIYEGIVIMADILCNTPEGVEIYEVKSSTDVKEIYLHDVSIQRYVLERLGYSVKNCHVVHIDSSYVRGEELDLNGLFTIVDVSDEVDALMEGVPVKLAEFEACLGDRENEPGIEIGKQCKNPYDCDALHYCWKVQREIPDYSVFNIFNLGSRKQVELYGQGIVRIEDIPDDYPMTAAQRQKVANWKSRASRIDKEKINAFLETLRYPLYHLDFESFQQAVPEWRGVSPYQQIPFQYSLHIERADGTLEHREYLAEEGSDPRHGLAERLIEDIPDNVTVLAYNMSFEKGVIEKLAADYEELADHLRRINENMRDLMLPFQKQYYVTPQMQGSYSIKYVLPALVPEMARAYKELDGVQNGSEAMNAFAKLSGMEPEEKEKTRHALLAYCKLDTLAMVKVLEKLKASVLR
- a CDS encoding cupin domain-containing protein; this translates as MRMNKNDIPVKIDIPGAKARQQVDFGDATGYGKISGEYFSLGAGADIEPLLKGLEGDLCQCPHWGHILEGQLTVTYADDSKEIVKTGDMFYWPPGHTVRADNDTELVLFSPQHEHSMVMDHMLKKLNG
- a CDS encoding heavy metal-associated domain-containing protein produces the protein MRPLLLLGLPLWLWGETLSLYEVPKMHCPLCTVAVKKSLKALDGVHRAEVRLNTKEARVWHDDALSNAALSEAISKTGYEGILVSREPIEAP
- a CDS encoding transglutaminase-like domain-containing protein, which produces MMRRVCALLFSLLLGGCALYGAEGSHRYLVTQQFVIDGPGLKLWVPLPLESGYQKASDLAVEGNFERKAVNADSTYGAQMLHLAFAPQQKHNTATVRFTVEVHDRKADFNRSGVKASTEELAPYRAGSEHIRIDGVVKAYAERITTGETDDLQKARRIYDWTVQNMFRDPKTRGCGLGDAYQSLESGYLGGKCADVSAVFVALLRAAGIPAREVFGIRVAKSKYSKAYGVKSADITTAQHCRAEFYIEGTGWIPADPADVTKLILVEGLDRDSERVKAEAERQFGNWEMNWFAYNSARDFVLTPAPVQFPLSIFSYPYAERGDEPLDYYSPKNFTYTITVKELP
- a CDS encoding sensor domain-containing diguanylate cyclase yields the protein MWKRFVTNGFRFTSNDAEYRRVYIINVSILLISLTLLFFSIYNAIVIDYQVLAAVELAAFILLMGLLCYFHKTSNIKVTAYGVLLLAFLVLAALMVIVENREYALYWLIVFSPIAIFLLGYKMGVVVNMLFLAYFLAFMLQGYGEWKPAVFDVTSIINVVFAFLFLVSFIAYFDLSREEAGRALQRQSRKLEEEHAMLDRYAIVCTFDLDGNISYVSRAFTELSGYSNKELIGRKHLIDHCGMDKATFNEMWSTVGNKEVWSGELRNRNKEGGMYWMHATVEPVFDDSDGKPIGYRLIGEDVTDKKRVEELAISDYLTRLYNRVKLDEELSKEILRSVRYKTPFCVILLDIDHFKSVNDSHGHQMGDTVLKEIAQILKENTRKVDTAGRWGGEEFLVITPFAGIDEGVQTAEKLRTEIESREFERIGTQTASFGIAEYREGDTMESLTERVDKALYRAKSKGRNRVES